The Platichthys flesus chromosome 10, fPlaFle2.1, whole genome shotgun sequence genome includes a window with the following:
- the LOC133961982 gene encoding serine/threonine-protein phosphatase PP1-beta catalytic subunit-like, whose protein sequence is MAEGELNVDSLISRLLEVRGCRPGKIVQMTEAEVRGLCIKSREIFLSQPILLELEAPLKICGDIHGQYTDLLRLFEYGGFPPEANYLFLGDYVDRGKQSLETICLLLAYKIKYPENFFLLRGNHECASINRIYGFYDECKRRFNIKLWKTFTDCFNCLPIAAIIDEKIFCCHGGLSPDLQSMEQIRRIMRPTDVPDTGLLCDLLWSDPDKDVQGWGENDRGVSFTFGADVVSKFLNRHDLDLICRAHQVVEDGYEFFAKRQLVTLFSAPNYCGEFDNAGGMMSVDESLMCSFQILKPSEKKAKYQYGGVNSGRPVTPPRTAQAPKKR, encoded by the exons TTCGGGGATGTCGCCCGGGGAAGATAGTCCAGATGACGGAGGCAGAGGTGCGGGGCCTCTGTATCAAGTCCAGGGAGATCTTCCTCAGCCAGCCCATCCTGCTGGAGCTCGAGGCTCCTCTGAAGATCTGTG GTGATATCCATGGCCAGTACACAGATCTGCTGAGGCTGTTTGAGTATGGTGGCTTCCCTCCAGAGGCAAATTACCTTTTCCTGGGCGACTACGTGGACAGAGGGAAGCAGTCCCTGGAAACCATCTGCCTTCTGTTGGCCTACAAGATCAAATACCCAGAGAACTTCTTCTTGCTCAGGGGCAACCATGAGTGTGCCTCTATCAACCGCATCTACGGGTTCTACGATGAGT GCAAGCGCAGGTTTAACATCAAGTTGTGGAAGACCTTCACTGATTGCTTCAACTGCCTCCCCATTGCTGCTATTATCGACGAGAAGATCTTCTGCTGCCATGGAG GGCTTTCGCCTGATTTGCAGTCGATGGAGCAGATTCGCAGGATCATGAGGCCAACAGATGTACCTGATacag gTCTGCTGTGCGACCTGCTGTGGTCAGACCCAGATAAGGACGTGCAAGGCTGGGGAGAGAATGACCGCGGGGTCTCCTTCACCTTTGGAGCAGACGTGGTCAGCAAGTTCCTCAACCGCCACGACCTGGACCTGATCTGCAGAGCCCACCAG GTTGTGGAGGATGGTTATGAGTTTTTTGCCAAACGCCAACTGGTCACACTTTTCTCTGCTCCGAACTACTGCGGGGAGTTCGACAACGCTGGCGGCATGATGAGCGTCGATGAGTCCCTCATGTGCTCCTTTCAG ATCTTAAAGCCCTCAGAGAAGAAGGCCAAGTACCAGTACGGTGGGGTAAACTCTGGCCGGCCTGTCACCCCACCCCGCACCGCCCAAGCCCCCAAGAAGAGGTGA
- the manea gene encoding glycoprotein endo-alpha-1,2-mannosidase encodes MGRFRRKSCITLLALILLALVITLVLKALSPEDSPFSGPVFPDRKNAEQIPRENVIKPHQIEMGNAAKSDKDEELEATLRRFPPPNYYVHTFYYTWFGNPKFDGKYIHWDHPQLPHWDSKVAHGYPQGRHSPPDDIGSNFYPSLGAYSSKDPSIIQDHMQQLRTAAIGVIAVSWYPPDMKDDNGEPTDDFVPLLLEVAHKYHIKVAFHIEPYKDRDEVNMFSNVKYIIDRYGEHPAFFKYRTNTGKLLPLFYVYDSYLMNSEQWAKLLKHTEADSIRHTPYDAIFIALLVEEKHKRDIVTSGFDGVYTYFATNGFSYGSTQRNWDSIKAFCEANNLIFIPSVGPGYIDTSIRPWNLQNTRNRINGKYYETSLSKALEARPDFISITSFNEWHEGTQIEMAIPKTSQTVYLDYLPNKPAIYLEITRKWAAIFGGERRRWQE; translated from the exons ATGGGAAGGTTCAGGCGCAAATCTTGCATCACATTATTAGCTTTGATTCTGCTCGCCCTCGTCATAACGCTGGTGTTGAAGGCTCTCTCCCCAGAGGACTCTCCATTCAGCGGCCCCGTGTTTCCAGACAGAAAGAATGCAGAGCAGATCCCGAGAGAAAACGTCATTAAACCCCATCAGATTGAAATGGGCAACGCTGCTAAGTCGGACAAAGATGAAGAACTGGAGGCGACGTTGAGGAGGTTTCCTCCTCCAAACTACTATGTCCATACCTTCTACTACACGTGGTTTGGGAACCCCAAGTTCGATGGCAAATACATCCACTGGGACCATCCGCAGCTGCCACACTGGGACTCGAAGGTGGCTCATGGGTATCCACAAGGGAGACACagcccgcctgatgacatcggGTCCAACTTCTACCCCTCTCTGGGAGCTTACAGTTCAAAGGACCCCTCCATTATACAGGATCACATGCAGCAGCTACGTACTGCAGCTATTG GGGTCATTGCTGTTTCCTGGTATCCTCCTGATATGAAAGATGACAACGGTGAACCAACAGATGACTTTGTCCCTTTGCTGCTGGAAGTGGCTCATAAATACCATATTAAG GTAGCTTTTCACATTGAGCCATacaaagacagagatgaagtCAATATGTTCTCTAATGTCAAATACATCATAGACCG ATACGGAGAGCACCCCGCGTTCTTCAAGTACCGTACGAACACTGGCAAGCTGCTCCCACTCTTCTATGTGTACGACTCGTATCTGATGAACTCAGAGCAGTGGGCGaagctgctgaaacacacagaggctgacAGCATCAGGCACACCCCATATGACGCCATCTTCATCGCCCTTCTTGTCGAGGAGAAACACAAGAGAGATATCGTGACGTCAGGATTCGATGGTGTCTACACTTACTTCGCCACTAATGGCTTTTCTTATGGATCCACTCAGCGGAACTGGGACTCTATCAAAGCGTTCTGCGAAGCCAACAACCTGATTTTCATCCCGAGTGTGGGCCCGGGCTATATAGACACAAGCATCCGACCATGGAACCTCCAGAACACTCGAAACCGCATAAACGGCAAATACTACGAGACCTCGCTGAGCAAGGCATTAGAGGCCAGGCCCGATTTCATATCTATAACGTCTTTTAACGAGTGGCACGAGGGGACCCAGATTGAAATGGCCATTCCCAAGACGAGCCAGACGGTGTACCTGGACTACCTGCCCAACAAACCTGCCATCTACCTGGAGATAACTCGCAAATGGGCTGCCATATTCGGTGGTGAGCGGCGAAGGTGGCAAGAATGA
- the fut9a gene encoding 4-galactosyl-N-acetylglucosaminide 3-alpha-L-fucosyltransferase 9 isoform X2, with protein MSADSQRRLIPPSTRCRSCSLRPPRRPLPLRFQHSVKSTSWLSGPVESTASTDHVKTLFSTKSDKNVTTLLIWLWPFGQTYDLSVCSSLFNIEGCFITADRNFYNKSDGVIIHHRDICTDLSNLPPFQRPSFQKWVWMNLESPSHSSQLPGIENIFNLTLNYRQDADIEVPYGSIVAAEGEEDFVPPSKNKLICWIVSNWNQDHVRVKYYNELYKHIEVHAYGQAFGEYIADQDYFPTMASCKFYLSFENSIHKDYITEKLYNPLSVGTVPVVLGPPRTNYENFIQGDAFIHVDDFPSPKELADYLLLLDKNEEMYVRYFEWRRHFKVKKAYFWAEHTCLACDYLRRHKEYKAFNNLDKWYWGG; from the exons ATGAGCGCTGATTCACAACGAAGATTGATCCCGCCGTCGACCCGATGTAGGAGCTGCTCCCTCCGACCCCCACGACGCCCACTCCCGCTCAGATTTCAGCATTCCGTCAAATCCACAAG CTGGCTGTCAGGTCCCGTCGAGTCAACAGCATCCACGGACCACGTTAAGACTCTCTTCTCCACCAAGAGCGATAAAAACGTGACCACCCTATTGATATGGCTCTGGCCCTTCGGACAGACCTACGACCTGAGCGTCTGCAGCTCTCTCTTCAACATCGAGGGCTGCTTCATCACGGCCGACAGAAACTTCTACAACAAGTCAGATGGCGTCATCATCCATCACCGAGACATCTGCACCGACCTCTCCAACCTGCCGCCGTTCCAGAGACCGTCCTTCCAGAAGTGGGTGTGGATGAACCTGGAGTCGCCGTCGCACTCGTCCCAGCTGCCGGGGATCGAGAACATCTTCAATCTGACTCTCAATTACCGTCAGGATGCTGACATTGAAGTGCCTTATGGGTCCATCGTAGCAGCGGAGGGCGAGGAGGACTTTGTGCCACCCAGCAAAAACAAGCTGATCTGCTGGATTGTGAGCAACTGGAACCAGGACCACGTGCGGGTGAAGTACTACAATGAGCTGTACAAACACATCGAGGTTCACGCCTACGGACAAGCCTTCGGGGAATACATCGCCGACCAGGACTACTTCCCCACCATGGCCAGCTGTAAGTTCTATCTGTCCTTTGAGAACTCCATCCACAAGGACTACATCACAGAGAAACTGTACAACCCGCTCTCGGTGGGGACAGTGCCGGTGGTTCTCGGCCCGCCCCGGACGAACTACGAGAACTTTATCCAGGGAGATGCCTTCATCCACGTGGATGACTTCCCCTCACCCAAGGAGCTGGCGGACTACCTGCTGCTCCTGGacaaaaatgaagaaatgtaCGTCAGGTACTTTGAGTGGCGGCGGCACTTTAAAGTAAAGAAGGCTTATTTCTGGGCAGAGCACACATGCCTGGCTTGTGATTACCTGCGCAGGCACAAGGAGTACAAGGCATTCAATAACCTCGACAAGTGGTACTGGGGTGGATAG
- the fut9a gene encoding 4-galactosyl-N-acetylglucosaminide 3-alpha-L-fucosyltransferase 9 isoform X1, translating to MPSAPFHRILRPLLLGTFILGCFVTLFLMYFKPSTSWLSGPVESTASTDHVKTLFSTKSDKNVTTLLIWLWPFGQTYDLSVCSSLFNIEGCFITADRNFYNKSDGVIIHHRDICTDLSNLPPFQRPSFQKWVWMNLESPSHSSQLPGIENIFNLTLNYRQDADIEVPYGSIVAAEGEEDFVPPSKNKLICWIVSNWNQDHVRVKYYNELYKHIEVHAYGQAFGEYIADQDYFPTMASCKFYLSFENSIHKDYITEKLYNPLSVGTVPVVLGPPRTNYENFIQGDAFIHVDDFPSPKELADYLLLLDKNEEMYVRYFEWRRHFKVKKAYFWAEHTCLACDYLRRHKEYKAFNNLDKWYWGG from the coding sequence ATGCCATCTGCACCTTTTCACAGAATCCTACGACCCCTTCTGCTCGGCACGTTCATACTGGGATGCTTTGTCACTCTGtttttgatgtattttaaacCGTCCACCAGCTGGCTGTCAGGTCCCGTCGAGTCAACAGCATCCACGGACCACGTTAAGACTCTCTTCTCCACCAAGAGCGATAAAAACGTGACCACCCTATTGATATGGCTCTGGCCCTTCGGACAGACCTACGACCTGAGCGTCTGCAGCTCTCTCTTCAACATCGAGGGCTGCTTCATCACGGCCGACAGAAACTTCTACAACAAGTCAGATGGCGTCATCATCCATCACCGAGACATCTGCACCGACCTCTCCAACCTGCCGCCGTTCCAGAGACCGTCCTTCCAGAAGTGGGTGTGGATGAACCTGGAGTCGCCGTCGCACTCGTCCCAGCTGCCGGGGATCGAGAACATCTTCAATCTGACTCTCAATTACCGTCAGGATGCTGACATTGAAGTGCCTTATGGGTCCATCGTAGCAGCGGAGGGCGAGGAGGACTTTGTGCCACCCAGCAAAAACAAGCTGATCTGCTGGATTGTGAGCAACTGGAACCAGGACCACGTGCGGGTGAAGTACTACAATGAGCTGTACAAACACATCGAGGTTCACGCCTACGGACAAGCCTTCGGGGAATACATCGCCGACCAGGACTACTTCCCCACCATGGCCAGCTGTAAGTTCTATCTGTCCTTTGAGAACTCCATCCACAAGGACTACATCACAGAGAAACTGTACAACCCGCTCTCGGTGGGGACAGTGCCGGTGGTTCTCGGCCCGCCCCGGACGAACTACGAGAACTTTATCCAGGGAGATGCCTTCATCCACGTGGATGACTTCCCCTCACCCAAGGAGCTGGCGGACTACCTGCTGCTCCTGGacaaaaatgaagaaatgtaCGTCAGGTACTTTGAGTGGCGGCGGCACTTTAAAGTAAAGAAGGCTTATTTCTGGGCAGAGCACACATGCCTGGCTTGTGATTACCTGCGCAGGCACAAGGAGTACAAGGCATTCAATAACCTCGACAAGTGGTACTGGGGTGGATAG